The following nucleotide sequence is from Trichoplusia ni isolate ovarian cell line Hi5 unplaced genomic scaffold, tn1 tig00003034, whole genome shotgun sequence.
TCTAAGAATTGTCCGAAAAGGGTAAAGCCTTTTTTAAGAATAGCAACATTTACTAATTTTTGACATATCAATCCCTGAGGAAAACCAcggattaaattactttataacttgtaggtaatattttttcctgtttGATACAAGTTTTGAACATCGATCAAGATATAACAAGCGAACCCTTTACGTGGAAACTAGAGAAAGTTTTTATTATCTGGCAACACTTAACAGTCGAACAGTAATAGATAACTAACACGTCTATTCATTAAGATTCTTTTAGAACATAAGAACTCTATGTCTACTTCAaattaaagctttattttttaccaatttacattacattttctataatgtgtAATGTTCCGGAAAAACATTTATCTAAGTGTCCCCTAAATACAATTGTTTGATTTTGGACAAAACTTAGCAAGCTTTTATAGTgaaagctataaataaataatttttttttttattaataaatctaagGTTCTATTCATTATTTCCCATACCCTTTCCCTTAATCGGttaataaataggttttttagTAAGTTCTGAATaatgcaaaataaactttagtcatttttttttatttgtaaaaagtttgttatagtgatagtaaaataattttcatccaatgaaaaaaaaaataactttaaaactaaattttaaaacttcaataaaattttatttgttgcataccttttaattttgatagatGTCGTATAATAAAACtgcctataaaataatatagaaaatgcGAAACGAGAATATTTGCTAACATATTTTGGTAAGgcgttattaatattttcattcttcgaatgttttataaatggcTATCaagataaaaagatttttaatgaattattgcataattttgtaatttgaactTTTTTCTGACTgtataacttcaaaaataagattaagaataaaaattgttacaattacTAAGTTCTGTCCAATCCCAAACATAATCTAACGTGCATTCACATTGATGGATATAGATACCTAAGTACAGTCACTAACTAAAGGCGATAAACCGCTACTATCTAGTTAGGGAAACAAAGACAGAAAGGTTTTATGCTGCAGATATTCctttaaaagataataaaagataattttctAAAGAGTATCACAACCTACCTGTTATTTCTAGTgtagaaaaggaaaaaaaggatGAGAAAATTCTTGATTCCTTGACGCCAAAATTTTGCGTGAAGTAAGAAGGTTTTGTTGGAGATCACCTTTAAGTAAGTTTTGTGAGTGAAACACCACTACCTTATGTAGAGAATCCTTCCACTTTCTCAAAAACAAGTCTTGAAAGAGTTGTTTTTGGGCGTTAAACCAgcagaaatacaaaaaatattccataccgaacgaaatatagtttttatttttcttggaaaaagtaaataataattttatcaaacagAAACCATTCTGTGTTGCCGTATTGAAATatggaatttgaaaaaaaagaagaaaacgaCGATATCCGCAGCACTAAACATTCTACTCTACCAGAGAAACCAACCGAAGGTCTAACAGTGTAAAAGGCGTAATACACTTATTTACAAAACCCAGCCTTTAAGATCGACCTACAAGCACCAGTTAcaagtcgaaaataaaacgaaataccACTATGATATGTTTAGTTATTCATGTCAGTCTTCATACTACTACTAGAGTCAGTCCTAGGCTAACGGATTTTACAATCCCATAAGAAGAGGACGCGAtttttccaaaaacaaaatcaccAAAAAGCTTCATCGAATCATAATAAGTACATTCAATTTCGTAGTACACATctctagaaaaatatttaggtataattgCATCAGCAAcaagttcattaaaattattaaatattgtaatactcACAGCTTTTATGATAtgtatcatttgtttataattatatacatctACTTTACTTACGTCTAGATCGTCGGTGATATGTTTGTCTTGTGCGTCACCTAAAGCAAGTGCATCGTGCCGATTctcaatgtaatttacaacatCTACATTACTAACAATAAATTCATCGTAACATTTCAAAATAGATACAAATTTGATATGTTCATTGGAATATTTCTCGAAAGGAACGAGGTCTAAAACGTTTTGGGTCGGTAACCCTTTGATGCTTAGTTTATTAGTCAATAAATTCGAGAAACAATTGACGAAACGCTCGAagaataggatagtttttatgaaGGAGATTGTTGAGTTGAAGTTGTAGAGAAAGGTGATGAGAATAATGGTGATGTAGAGGATGGTGATGGGCCTGTGGGAGGTGATGGCGGAGCTTGGCGGGGTGGGGTACACGACGTCCACTTCAGCGATTTTGAAGATCGACAGGAGAAGGTGTGAGGAGATGTCCTCGTGCTGAGAGTTGATACGGGATTTTACCACCTTGAGGACGTCGATGCATTCCtcctgaaaattatttaaacaatggaCAATGGTTAAAtcaataccaaaaaaacaaaaaatattggaatttattaGGATTGTAACTAACGTATTTTAGttgaataacataattattccgtatttttttatatcatgctTTGCCAATTCCCTTTTCACTTTCGGAATTAAATCCTCTTTTATCTAGTGCTGTTTTATTAACAAACCCCTAAATCGAAAGCCATGGAActcttttcatattttgtataatttaaatcagTCCTAGCTCCAGTACCAGGTAGAATTACCTTTTCTCTATCAAGTAGCGCCTCCCCGGCCTCTCGCAGTGCCTCCTGCTCACGCTGCGGCACGCTCGCTGAGATGATTACATTCTCATTGCTGATGTTGAATAGAGTCAGCGTGCAGTTtgtctgaaaatatgaatataaactgTTAAAATACATCTGCAAAAAGTAGAAGTTGATAAagagtttacaaaaatattaatttgtatcgAACCTTTTTAAATGCCGCACTAACTATACCTATTGTTCTTGTCAGTCAATGTGTGATGGTACACTTTTTTGTTATTGGTTTTTCTTGAAAAGGTCAACAAATTATaaaggataataaaaatattaaatttctaatAATTAGATTAGTATTGTGTAACGTTTGTAGAAATGAAATACGTTCAGGTTGCTTTCATGACGTCACAACTCTTTTGATTTCAATACTTTATTCCATTCCATTTATATGGAAACTCACCCCCTCACTGTGCACAGAGTAGAGGTACTGCTGCAGTAGGCGGACAGCGTCTTCAGCCCCCAGCCCGGTGTGGGGTCGCAGCAGAGCTTCGTCCACTGCGCTGAACCCGAGGAGCAGGTATACACCTTCTGGCAGCTTGTATTCACCTGGAAAAACAAGTTCGGTTTCtggacataaatatattttaagtatggCGTTAATAGAGTAAATTTTCGAAAAGGGCTGattactttcaaaataattattgatttacggtcattcattttgaaattaaattttgttatggTGGACTATGTTGATGcaaaattacctttaaaaatttgataaaataagtgGTGGcaaaatttttctttttggaaaataaagaTGTTGCAATGTTCGACACTAATCTGCGCTTTGTAGATTGTCTTGCTTTTAGCACAGCTACAGAGTTGGTTTTCAAAACTCCATTCGAAATCTTTGTACTTATCACTAAAAGAAttgataaacaaaaatcttaCCAGGATTAGGCCTCATACAGATGAAGGATCCAGAGTAGCAGTAACAGCGCCCCCTATAGGCCTGGTaggcgggcgcggcgtgcgAGTAGTGCGCGAGGCGCGACGAGCACGGCGCGCGCGGCACGCACGCCACCTTGCACGACACCTGCAGCGAGGCCTCGCACACGCACAGGTCCGTGCACTCTGCTAGCTCCGCTGAGCGGTACAGCTGGAAGACGTAATCAGttatgtattgaataaaaacgactcccgcattaatgaatttaatccttatgtcgaaagggtttcacgaacattcaagtcacatgcacaaagacacccagactcgggactaGCATTATTGGATCAAACTTATGTGAGTTTCACGCAGGAAATGAACAAGCGATACGTCGTGTTCAGTGGATTTTTCGTGATGGCTTCAagcactcggctattcgtgcagtcagaCTGGTGTTAAATTGTAAATGGCGTTGGTCTTTTTAGATCTTTTAAGATCTCTTTGTTTTCGGTTTTTTTTGGGGAAAGCTGATATGGAACAATTTCTTGGTTAGAAATTAGGTTCTTAAAGACAATATTACATTGCCTTAGAATAGATAATAGTGACGGTGTTTACCGGCTCAGATACCAAGGCAGAGGTGAATAATTAGCGTTATTTCATTATTTCGCTagcatatatttgaattttaacatAATCATAAATTACCTCAGATGTGATTAACTGATCATCAGATCTAGATCAAATTTGATCCAATGACCATACCAAGTTAACTGGTCACATGTTGATTATTTAGaacacagttttatttacttacccTCCTCGTTTCTCCCATCTTAATATACTGCGCCTGGTCATCACTCTCTGGCTTCTTAACGATGCAATACTTCGTCGGCTCCAGGGTTGTGGTCGGCCGTGGCGTGGTTGTGGTCGTCGTTGTTGTTGTGGTTGTGGTGGTTGAGGTGGTGGTTGTGGCGACTGTGGTTGTCTCGGTCGTGGTCTCGATGACCGGCTCGGAGATCTGAGCTACCTCGTTGGGACCAACTGTCTGTTCCGACATGGTTGTTATTGGACTCAGTTCTTCGCGGGTTTCCTGgaatattgaaatttttatttttagtgtttataaggtgttttttttttcataaaatatcgCAAGGCTGCATTTCTAGCGACGATGCGAGGGAGGATGTTTCAAATCTCCACATCTGATCTTATAgaattgtttcataattaaaaagtggGATTTTTCTATAAGCATGGCATTCTAAAACCGTGCCACAACAGCCATTaatgtaaaaatttcaaatccGCGCAGAAAATgtctacttaaattaaatacatttttattttaaaccaactAAAGGGAGAATTTCGGAGAACTTTACTTATTCTATTAAAGCGCATATGATAAACTTTCTTAGGGAAAACGCAGCCTGATGCAAAACTTTTAAACCACCCAATTTTTGCACCTGTAAGGTCTTCAACTACAATCATTCATATAACGGAATATATCTTAGTAATAAGAACCTACCTGCACAGGATCAATCTGCGGCGTCCCATGCTGCGTGGTATGCCGATGGTGATGGGTGGTAGTGCGGTGGTATATAGGTGACTCGGGCGCCACCGTGATGTACCTGATGCCGTTGTCAAAGGGAGTGGTGGTCATCAGGGAGCCGTAGGTCTTCATGTGGTAGTCGCTTTGGGATTCCACTGGAAATTGTAGACAGTGGCTTAGAATATTAGCCTGTAAATGTCTGCTGCTGCAGTACAAAAATCATCTCAAAatgagaatatatttttctgctattttctttttgtttcctcttttaataaaaagcgaCTCCCGCTGTAAGGCATTTAATCCTATCGGtgttttgcaaacattcaagttacatgcacaaggacacccggactcagaacaagcattcgtggatcacacaaatgcttgttctactcctggatcgaaaccgcgatacTTTGCACACTATGGATGCTTGCTGTTGCTAAATCAAATCTTTAAAGGTTCTATAGATGCAGAATTTACAATGCTTTCCCTCTAAAGTTCTGAAGTTCCCTCCTTTCCCTTTTCTATGAACTTTAGGAAATCTCATACCTATACAAAATCCAGCAACATTCAAATGAGAAAGAATGTTTGCCTAAAGTTCTGATGTTCCCCCCTTTCCTTTTTCCATGAACTTTTGGAAAGCGTAAAGCTATACAAAATTACCATAAAACATCATAAGAAAGAAGATATTCAAGTAACTGGCTCACCAACGCAAGGATTGAGCCAGAGCAGCCTCTGCCATCCGAGACAATCGTACAGCTGAGCGAAGTCGGTACCGCGGCAGGCGCAGGCAGCTCGCAGCTGCGTCCCCAGCACCGCCACCACGGCAGCTCTGCACGCGGCAGGGGAACCGGCACAACCCTGGGTGACGGCGTCCACTGCACACCACTGCTCATAGTTCTCAAGACGAATCCTGTAAGTTCGAGGTGAGTATTAAATGATGCGTTTGATTCTTAAAGAAAGTCTAATGGAGttacgaaaacaaaagaaattgctTCTGATTCCATATCCATTCTTTTAAGGGTTAAGGCATCCAAAGggtaataattaaatcatattacTAAGGTTGTCTATTTACCTTACTTTCACTTGGATGTATGTTATAAActgtgatagccagacagttggaattttcacagatattgTATTTCTGTTGAGGCTATTAAACAACAAATTCAGTAAAcataaagatcaaggttaagcaacggttgttacggtcatacatTTTTCTTTGGCCTATTTGAAAAGCAttctcagtgtcgcgagtccaacaAGCACTTGACCGATTATTTTCACTTCGTTTAACTACCactaaattatttcataaagatttccaattttaatataaaattagtttataatCAAGAAAATCACTTTCACATTAATACACCCAGTATATTAACGCTACAACAAACATCAGACTCAGACATACATACAACATACAATACAATTCTcgttttcattacaaaatcatTACAAGTCAGAGACAGCCCATATCCAATGCCCCAATCAGCAAATGGCTAGATTAAATTCCTGGAGTCTAGCCTATACGGATATGACCTGAATAGCTTGTTATTATGCCTATTTCAGCCTAAAAGCTAAAGCTAAATCTAGATAGGATAGATTTGTATTATATATGACGATGATTGCTTGAAATAGTAATTATGACCTAGATATCAAtggattttgaaattaatagtcAAAACCtagttttagtaaaattaacgtatttttgtgtgtgtgttatagaatattaaagttattattaaccCCGacgacaaaaataatttataaatttggaGTGTCTGTGTCAAAATCGATCCATAAGATTGACGTGCGTGTTTGTTTGCGGCATCGCGTCGTATCTCTCGACCgtgattttgtctttttttttttaatgttattagtgAAGAGTATTTTTAGCTTTGTTTGAAGACTATCGGTCCAAAATGTCAATTGATtgtctatatatattttttaatatagatatcAAATGAAAGGGCGTGACTTAAAGAATTATGTGATGATGATATGTCTATGCAAAATGTCGTTTCTAAGTGTGTCGGAgctagttttttctttatttatatatgttttactataattttatactttatggTAATCAAAAGTGTAATTAAAACCTATACCAGCTACAAAAGATTACACAAACCATTTTGTATTCTAAATGCgtggaaaataatttatttgaaatgtaattaaacagAGTAGATTCATATGATAGTTCTTATCGCTTACCGATTGACAGAGGTCGATAAATGTAATAACTACTAATAACTATTGGAAAGTTATAACAATACGTTCATGACATGGACTAAAACTATACAAATACCTATAAATCGTAAACACATTGTGTTGAGATGACAATCAGTATTCAGTATTAAGTCGCCattaaaggtttaaattttgaatCAACGCTTCgctaaattaattgatttaaaaaatcttgatttttttaaacaccaCTCCATTCAAAATCGGAATCGGTCCAGGTCCAGTTTGAGGCTAACCCTGAAAATTCAAAATCTGCAAAAATACAACCAGAGCGACAAACAAACCAGAAAAgtgagtataaaaaataaaataattttaaatgttatcgaCATTATGACCATATCCACCGCTTAAACtcgatttttatctttattattttaataaataattacttttaatgttattgctttaataatttaaaacgataacattttaagtaaaaaaaatatgtttatcatgGGTCATGGGATTTAGAGAGGTGATAgatggatggacagacagcgcaGCCTTAAGACGGAATGGAAGCCGATTAATTCCcgcttttattatttcgttacGAAGATCTTAAAGGAATTAGATATGgataaaaattatagaaaatataaacttactTCGTAATAATTCAGCCGTTAGTGTATAAGGCTCGAGCttaaatctatatactaatatataaagctgaagagtttgtttgtttgtttgaacgcgccaatctcaggaactacatgtccaaattgaaaaattatttttgtgttgaatagaccattcatcgaggaaggttatatgctatatcatcacgctgcgtctaataggagcgaagatacaatgaaaaatgtggaaaaaatagggcaggtataaatcataacttatatcttctaaccacgcggacgaagtcgcgggcaatagctagttaggTATAAAAGGATTCTTCAAATGAAATAAGATCAGAGTTCAGATCTAAAAATAGCACAGTCTACACTGTAAAAGTATTTCGAGAATTCTCAGAAATACCTATCTGAATATTTATAACTGTGAACTCAAATAAAGCAGCTGTTAATAAATACGTAGATTTGACAgacataaaactgtttttttaaataaataattgtttaaataacttttccAGACGGCATGAAATTAATGTCGTACTTTCTCATCTTCATTACAAAGCCATAATAAAGGTGTATACAAGAATTGAGCTGATTAGAAATTATCAGCAGAAAAACTCTTAAATGAATGCACTAAGAAGCATGGACCAAGAGTTACGAGATTAGAAACTACAAGAACAAACATAAACCACGATTTCTCAACCCCATCAATACTGATCAACATCCACTGATCCCAAAATTTGTCGAAAACTCTCCGAAAGTCGTTTCGCCGAAACTTCGTTCCGTCCAGTTTTAAGGGTGCCCGGCTATTTTCAAAGGCACTCAATACAGTTCTAAACATAACTGAGCAAGCGAGGCAGATTCAATTTTATCTCGGCTCCATTTTGCTGCCAGTTTAGCCAACCGGGCCTAATGCATTTGTGACCGGTATTGTGCGGAAAATAGTCACAGATTTATACGTTAACGCTGAATAAAGCGATGTTAGTGCGATTTGATAGATAATGCATTGTTTTAACGGTTTTGCGGCGTATAATACGATGGTACTAACATACGTTTTGATGATATTCAGCTTGCATTTAAGCGTGATGTTAATTTTGCATAATTGAGCAGATTGTTTCAGTTGGTtcgcaataattttaaataggatgttcaattgttttagtaCCCCACACATGATAATTTTCCATAATGTTACAGTGCAATGGATTACGACAGTAATAATAGGTTTTTatgcttttgaaaataaataacctaACCTCTCCTGAGTAACAAGAAGATTCTCGGTGATTATATCTCAATTGTTAGCTTGCGTTTCGTCTCCGGTTGCCAAATTCTTGATCATAagttatttcaagtattttatgtaatacaaGCCATGGATTAGCCCgataaaaatcgaaaacaatcccacggaaacataaaatctggatgaaaattataatttgagataatcccggttataaactatttgtgtaccaaggttcatctaaatccgttcagtagtttttacgtgaaacaAACTTTGCGttgataatattaataggaagtTTTACGTACCTGCACTCTGGTTCTTCTCTGCAGGCATGAGCCAGGGTGTGGCAGGCGGGTAGCGGGGAGCCCACGGGTGGGCGTTGGGCACACGAAGGGTGCAGCCTCTCCTGAGCGTTCATGCAGGAATCTTCACGGTTGTCCGTTTTCCTGGTGATGATGTTTAggttcataaaaatgttaagcgTAGAACTGTTGCACACGATAAAAGAGAAGTCCAGAAGGCcgtttttaatgatattagcAACATAGCAATCAtatgttttcaaaaaaatatggataCTTATACGATTTTAGCTTTTTACTTACTCCTAATGACAACACTGTTTTAAAATCATTCCAATCAAAAGAAAAGTCCTGTATTAAATGTCCGTTAAGATAGAccaaatggattaaaaaaaaaaatctgaatgaAACCATTAGGCGTGATAGATCTTATCTGACTCATATGACATACTCTTaggcaaaaaaatactactttagGTAGTAAAATTAGGTATCCCTTGAAATGGCCAATAGTGGAGTTGCTGATGAAAAGACAAAATACATTCGAgcaatcagtaaaattaataaacattgacAAATAACACCACTTACTTGCAAAGACAAAAAGCGATCTCAGTGTTCCAATGGACTCCAGATTTCCTGTAGAACCCTCGAAGCGCCGCCATGCAGCCCTCCCGGTCACAGTCCGTAGCATGGCACTTCTGGAGTACCGGGGTCAGTGACGTCACACACTCGCTATCCTTGATGCAGGCATCCAGGGCCACGTGGCACGTCGACTGAAGGGCCACCTTGTCATCACCTGATTTACCGTTTTCTTTTCCAATCCTCTCTGTTGGTTGTTGTTATGTGTTAGTTGATGTTGTGTTAGAGTTGTCTGGTTGTtagtgtttgttttatatttaaaactaaatggtACAAAATTTTGGTCGCGATTTTCACCGTCCGTAATATCACATGTCGTTTTAAAACCATCAGTTCCTTCAGATGATTATTTATCTTCGTCTTTCTCGGTTATTGGAATAATTATggtttttataagtaataatactTCCCCCCGTCCATTTTATTTCGCGCAGATTACTTTGTAGACAATTTACGTAATACCGTTATCGATATTGTAAATTCCGATACCTTGAAATCGATATCCTTTGCGGTAAGAGCTGCCAATCATTCCTAAGTAATTACTTTCAGAAAACATTTTAGCTTCGAAAGAGACTGAGAGCAAGATTGTTCAAGACTTTGAAATTTTTGATTTGACGTTAATTTGGTACTTTTTGGGTAATATTATCGTTTCGTAACCAGTGAAACCTACAAATATTTGATCCAATTTCAttgtaagttgttttagtttttgcttCGTTATCTGATTTCATAATGATTTGATAAACGTTTTAAGATTcaacttttacatttaattttcgaTATTGCATTTCCTAATCATGAAAACATTAAAGCAAAAAGTGCTTTATATACG
It contains:
- the LOC113507664 gene encoding uncharacterized protein LOC113507664 isoform X2, translating into MNITSTTDGPGIKGTMAILNCLLARQLCFEDASCSAILEIIPRVCGSELVACSTVTVTKCQAALRTLQAFPFFKPTCLCREPNVDPECNSFRDFLFDHPCVFVMKKEKDPYPVETLPTCTYALSVCHNEKACSVLFDRFKNACKARDGECRMDDRESCREAWAGLRLSPLFGCICPNTHMKKRCDRIFAVVNHNPCVVKLMSDGRTANRNGTGVTSWIGGMSITHDGNLIAPDKIMTHIHRYASPHYNPHGHHYHRWNHEPGGSEDPLYATKTVYGPGYIDENQRIGKENGKSGDDKVALQSTCHVALDACIKDSECVTSLTPVLQKCHATDCDREGCMAALRGFYRKSGVHWNTEIAFCLCKKTDNREDSCMNAQERLHPSCAQRPPVGSPLPACHTLAHACREEPECRIRLENYEQWCAVDAVTQGCAGSPAACRAAVVAVLGTQLRAACACRGTDFAQLYDCLGWQRLLWLNPCVVESQSDYHMKTYGSLMTTTPFDNGIRYITVAPESPIYHRTTTHHHRHTTQHGTPQIDPVQETREELSPITTMSEQTVGPNEVAQISEPVIETTTETTTVATTTTSTTTTTTTTTTTTTPRPTTTLEPTKYCIVKKPESDDQAQYIKMGETRRLYRSAELAECTDLCVCEASLQVSCKVACVPRAPCSSRLAHYSHAAPAYQAYRGRCYCYSGSFICMRPNPGEYKLPEGVYLLLGFSAVDEALLRPHTGLGAEDAVRLLQQYLYSVHSEGTNCTLTLFNISNENVIISASVPQREQEALREAGEALLDREKEECIDVLKVVKSRINSQHEDISSHLLLSIFKIAEVDVVYPTPPSSAITSHRPITILYITIILITFLYNFNSTISFIKTILFFERFVNCFSNLLTNKLSIKGLPTQNVLDLVPFEKYSNEHIKFVSILKCYDEFIVSNVDVVNYIENRHDALALGDAQDKHITDDLDVSKVDVYNYKQMIHIIKAVSITIFNNFNELVADAIIPKYFSRDVYYEIECTYYDSMKLFGDFVFGKIASSSYGIVKSVSLGLTLVVV
- the LOC113507664 gene encoding uncharacterized protein LOC113507664 isoform X1 produces the protein MVFIKLLAPNYVHSQFTFLIVSFFPGPGIKGTMAILNCLLARQLCFEDASCSAILEIIPRVCGSELVACSTVTVTKCQAALRTLQAFPFFKPTCLCREPNVDPECNSFRDFLFDHPCVFVMKKEKDPYPVETLPTCTYALSVCHNEKACSVLFDRFKNACKARDGECRMDDRESCREAWAGLRLSPLFGCICPNTHMKKRCDRIFAVVNHNPCVVKLMSDGRTANRNGTGVTSWIGGMSITHDGNLIAPDKIMTHIHRYASPHYNPHGHHYHRWNHEPGGSEDPLYATKTVYGPGYIDENQRIGKENGKSGDDKVALQSTCHVALDACIKDSECVTSLTPVLQKCHATDCDREGCMAALRGFYRKSGVHWNTEIAFCLCKKTDNREDSCMNAQERLHPSCAQRPPVGSPLPACHTLAHACREEPECRIRLENYEQWCAVDAVTQGCAGSPAACRAAVVAVLGTQLRAACACRGTDFAQLYDCLGWQRLLWLNPCVVESQSDYHMKTYGSLMTTTPFDNGIRYITVAPESPIYHRTTTHHHRHTTQHGTPQIDPVQETREELSPITTMSEQTVGPNEVAQISEPVIETTTETTTVATTTTSTTTTTTTTTTTTTPRPTTTLEPTKYCIVKKPESDDQAQYIKMGETRRLYRSAELAECTDLCVCEASLQVSCKVACVPRAPCSSRLAHYSHAAPAYQAYRGRCYCYSGSFICMRPNPGEYKLPEGVYLLLGFSAVDEALLRPHTGLGAEDAVRLLQQYLYSVHSEGTNCTLTLFNISNENVIISASVPQREQEALREAGEALLDREKEECIDVLKVVKSRINSQHEDISSHLLLSIFKIAEVDVVYPTPPSSAITSHRPITILYITIILITFLYNFNSTISFIKTILFFERFVNCFSNLLTNKLSIKGLPTQNVLDLVPFEKYSNEHIKFVSILKCYDEFIVSNVDVVNYIENRHDALALGDAQDKHITDDLDVSKVDVYNYKQMIHIIKAVSITIFNNFNELVADAIIPKYFSRDVYYEIECTYYDSMKLFGDFVFGKIASSSYGIVKSVSLGLTLVVV